One genomic window of Cupriavidus oxalaticus includes the following:
- a CDS encoding TetR/AcrR family transcriptional regulator encodes MSVTDTPLHRPPQRITRRGEEKRALILSTAADMFLEHGYDGVSLDDIVKACGGSKTNVYSYFGGKDGLFVAVVERLCDRFLEKTEKGVDVSRCDAAQGLGKIAHSFLQSLLEERHLAFLRLIFAESRRFPALGNAWYTRGPAATCAYVAAFLGSQQARGTRLSASPEVSARLFHGMVLASVLHRALATGVRPDDAEIDALVRDAIAVIVPALDAGTPSEARQKR; translated from the coding sequence GTGAGCGTTACCGACACTCCCCTGCACCGCCCGCCGCAGCGCATCACACGCCGTGGCGAAGAGAAGCGCGCCCTGATCCTGAGCACCGCCGCCGACATGTTCCTCGAGCACGGCTATGACGGCGTCAGCCTGGACGACATCGTCAAGGCGTGCGGGGGCTCCAAGACCAACGTCTACAGCTATTTCGGCGGCAAGGACGGTTTGTTCGTGGCGGTGGTGGAGCGGCTGTGCGACCGCTTCCTGGAAAAGACCGAGAAGGGCGTGGATGTGTCGCGCTGCGATGCGGCGCAGGGACTCGGCAAGATCGCGCACAGTTTTCTGCAGTCGCTGCTGGAGGAACGCCACCTGGCGTTCCTGCGGCTGATCTTCGCGGAATCGCGGCGCTTCCCCGCGTTGGGGAACGCCTGGTATACGCGCGGCCCGGCGGCGACCTGCGCCTATGTTGCGGCCTTCCTTGGCAGCCAGCAGGCGAGAGGCACGCGGCTCTCGGCAAGCCCTGAGGTCAGTGCCAGGCTGTTCCACGGCATGGTGCTGGCCAGCGTCCTGCACCGTGCGCTGGCTACCGGCGTCCGTCCGGACGACGCCGAGATCGATGCGCTGGTCCGCGACGCGATCGCGGTGATCGTGCCGGCCCTTGATGCCGGCACGCCCTCAGAAGCGCGTCAGAAGCGATAG
- a CDS encoding LacI family DNA-binding transcriptional regulator: MPPPVTRPKSNPNPAEKLTIQDVADYAGVSKATVSRYLNRGGQQLSTEVEERVASAIRTLGYSPSPMAQGLKRGKSRLIGLVVADVSNSFSVAVLRGVEKACRDAGYMVMLFNLGNDEQLEREAIRSLSAYRVEGFILHTLGHDAGALTDAAQLGKPVVLVDRKVGDAEVDLVALDNLTAVHEAAGHLVEAGYRHILFISEPIKAISSRNERARAFRSFIAEHADTVSGSAFEAHRGDDDALDEALRELRRRAGQAPVAVLAANAVISLRVAASAARLGWQLGTDLGLIGFDDPEWAALVGPGLSAISQPTDDIGRVATNCLIERLQGGQLPPRRVLLPGTLVTRGSTRRG; encoded by the coding sequence ATGCCGCCGCCCGTGACCCGACCGAAGTCCAACCCGAATCCCGCAGAAAAGCTCACCATCCAGGATGTAGCCGACTATGCGGGCGTTTCCAAGGCAACGGTATCGCGCTACCTGAACCGGGGTGGCCAGCAATTGTCCACGGAGGTGGAGGAGCGCGTGGCATCGGCCATCCGCACACTTGGCTATAGTCCCAGTCCCATGGCGCAGGGACTCAAACGCGGCAAGTCTCGCCTGATTGGGCTGGTGGTGGCGGACGTGTCCAATTCGTTCTCGGTAGCAGTGCTGCGTGGCGTTGAGAAGGCCTGTCGCGATGCCGGCTATATGGTGATGCTGTTCAACCTGGGCAACGACGAGCAACTGGAGCGCGAAGCCATTCGCTCGCTCTCGGCTTACCGCGTGGAGGGTTTCATTCTGCATACACTGGGCCACGACGCCGGTGCCCTGACCGATGCCGCGCAGCTGGGCAAGCCCGTCGTCCTGGTTGATCGCAAGGTCGGCGATGCGGAAGTCGATCTTGTCGCCCTGGACAACCTGACTGCCGTCCATGAAGCGGCCGGCCACCTTGTCGAAGCCGGTTATCGGCACATCCTCTTTATCAGCGAGCCGATCAAGGCCATCAGCTCGCGCAACGAGCGCGCCCGCGCATTTCGAAGCTTTATCGCCGAACACGCGGACACGGTCAGCGGATCTGCTTTTGAAGCCCACAGAGGTGACGACGATGCCCTCGATGAAGCGCTGCGCGAGCTGCGCCGGCGTGCCGGCCAGGCGCCCGTTGCCGTGCTGGCAGCCAACGCAGTGATCTCGCTGCGCGTGGCCGCGTCGGCCGCCCGACTGGGGTGGCAACTCGGTACCGACCTTGGCCTGATAGGCTTCGATGACCCCGAATGGGCCGCGTTGGTCGGCCCGGGCCTCAGCGCCATTTCCCAGCCGACCGACGATATCGGGCGCGTTGCCACCAATTGCCTGATCGAGCGCCTGCAAGGCGGCCAGCTGCCGCCGCGGCGGGTGCTGTTGCCCGGCACGCTGGTCACACGCGGTTCCACCCGCCGCGGCTGA
- a CDS encoding putative quinol monooxygenase — MDDFYVLVILYAKPGREAELREKLRAVVAPSRRDAGNLRYEMFEQQDDPRRFVFVEHWDSPAAQEAHHTQTEHIRRFQEDGSDAVERMELFYRMKLVA, encoded by the coding sequence ATGGACGATTTCTATGTGCTGGTGATCCTGTATGCCAAGCCCGGGCGCGAGGCGGAGCTACGGGAAAAACTGCGGGCCGTGGTGGCGCCTTCCCGCCGCGATGCCGGCAACCTGCGCTACGAGATGTTCGAGCAACAGGATGATCCGCGGCGCTTTGTCTTCGTCGAGCACTGGGACAGTCCCGCCGCGCAGGAGGCGCACCATACGCAGACCGAGCACATCCGCCGCTTCCAGGAAGATGGCAGCGATGCGGTGGAAAGGATGGAGTTGTTCTACCGGATGAAGCTTGTGGCCTGA
- a CDS encoding citryl-CoA lyase, producing the protein MTEAKHPRAAGQTSIAHVDIHGVSVHGKDLSEALIGKAGFTAYFLFLLTGREPGAKLVAITDACLVAIAEHGLVPSVQAARMTLAAAPDALQGAVAAGVLGCGSVILGASETAGQLLAEVLAGREHGTLAESANSVVRAVRQARKPLPGFGHPTHKLGDPRAHRLLAIARELGVAGDHVAALEAVAAAVPEHYSKPLPLNVSGAIPAVLLDAGYPATALKGVPLLARVASLIAHLQEERRQPIGFILADAAEQAIAYSAAPAQAS; encoded by the coding sequence GTGACGGAAGCGAAACACCCCCGGGCTGCCGGTCAGACCAGCATCGCGCATGTGGATATCCACGGCGTGTCGGTGCATGGCAAAGACCTGAGCGAGGCCTTGATCGGCAAGGCCGGCTTCACCGCCTACTTCCTGTTCCTGCTGACCGGCCGCGAGCCCGGCGCAAAGCTGGTGGCGATCACCGATGCCTGCCTCGTGGCGATCGCGGAGCATGGCCTGGTCCCCTCGGTGCAGGCAGCGCGCATGACGCTGGCCGCCGCGCCGGATGCGTTGCAAGGCGCCGTGGCGGCTGGCGTGCTGGGTTGCGGCTCGGTGATCCTGGGCGCATCGGAAACCGCGGGCCAGCTGCTGGCGGAAGTGCTCGCCGGGCGGGAACACGGCACGCTGGCCGAGAGCGCGAACTCGGTGGTCCGGGCCGTGCGGCAGGCGCGCAAGCCACTGCCAGGCTTTGGCCATCCCACGCACAAGCTGGGGGATCCGCGCGCGCACCGGCTGCTGGCCATCGCGCGGGAGCTGGGCGTTGCCGGCGACCACGTGGCCGCGCTGGAAGCGGTAGCCGCCGCAGTGCCCGAGCATTACAGCAAGCCCTTGCCGCTGAACGTTTCGGGCGCAATCCCCGCCGTCCTGCTCGACGCTGGCTATCCCGCCACCGCGCTCAAGGGGGTGCCGCTGCTGGCGCGCGTGGCGAGCCTGATCGCCCACCTGCAGGAGGAACGCCGCCAGCCGATTGGCTTCATCCTGGCCGATGCCGCCGAACAGGCCATCGCCTACAGCGCCGCGCCGGCGCAAGCATCATGA
- a CDS encoding LysR substrate-binding domain-containing protein, translating into MRLDPTSLRLFVCVAEEGSIAAAAERAHLAAAAVSKRISELEQGLGTALLRRSNKGVEPTTAGIELVHLARGVLHDLDDIVTRMRDFGGGLRGQVRVFANVSAITQFLPAQLKSFLADYPRVDVRLDERVSTAIVRAVAENAADIGIFTACAVGAELETFPYRCDELVVAVPDGHPLAARQSVSIREALDFDLVSMHAGSQIHLQLVRAASEAGLVFKPRIHVPGYDALCLMVQAGMGLGILPRSSAAPYQDTLGIRTVRLDEPWAARQLVIGVRAYDSLSAVARLLVDRLLDAA; encoded by the coding sequence ATGAGACTCGATCCTACCTCGCTGCGGCTCTTTGTCTGCGTGGCGGAAGAGGGCTCCATCGCAGCCGCCGCCGAGCGTGCGCACCTGGCCGCCGCCGCGGTCAGCAAGCGCATCAGCGAGCTGGAGCAAGGCCTGGGCACGGCCCTGCTCCGGCGCAGCAACAAGGGCGTGGAGCCGACCACGGCCGGCATCGAGCTGGTGCACCTGGCGCGCGGCGTGCTGCACGACCTTGACGACATCGTGACGCGCATGCGCGACTTCGGCGGAGGCCTGCGCGGCCAGGTCAGGGTATTCGCCAACGTCTCCGCCATTACGCAGTTCCTGCCGGCGCAGCTCAAGTCGTTCCTGGCGGACTATCCGCGTGTCGACGTGCGCCTTGATGAGCGCGTCTCCACCGCCATCGTGCGCGCCGTGGCCGAGAACGCCGCGGATATCGGCATCTTCACCGCGTGCGCGGTAGGGGCGGAACTCGAGACCTTTCCCTACCGGTGCGACGAACTGGTGGTGGCGGTGCCAGACGGCCACCCGCTGGCAGCGCGGCAGTCGGTGTCGATCCGCGAGGCGCTGGACTTTGATCTGGTCAGCATGCATGCCGGCAGCCAGATTCATCTGCAGCTGGTGCGGGCCGCCAGCGAGGCCGGCCTCGTGTTCAAGCCGCGCATACACGTGCCTGGCTATGACGCGCTGTGCCTGATGGTGCAGGCGGGGATGGGGCTGGGCATCCTGCCGAGGTCCAGCGCGGCGCCTTACCAGGACACCCTCGGCATCCGTACCGTCAGGCTGGACGAGCCCTGGGCCGCGCGGCAACTGGTGATCGGCGTGCGCGCCTACGACAGCCTCTCGGCGGTGGCGCGGCTGCTGGTCGACCGCCTGCTCGACGCCGCGTAG
- a CDS encoding hydrolase, whose protein sequence is MASEPIRDPANDHLLTPQNAAFVIIDYQPVQVNSIASMDRQLLINNIVGVSRAAVAYKLPIVHSTVNVKTGLNKPPIPQLQKVLGDFPTYDRTSINSWEDVEFRAAVEATGRKKLIMTALWTEACLTFPALDALKEGYEVYVVADAVGGTSVAAHEAALRRIEQAGGKLISVAQLFCELQRDWARSDTVPAFMDLFIQTGGTAGIQFSYDRT, encoded by the coding sequence ATGGCGAGCGAACCCATTCGCGATCCCGCAAACGACCACCTGCTGACTCCGCAGAACGCAGCCTTCGTGATCATCGACTACCAACCGGTCCAGGTGAACTCCATCGCCTCCATGGACCGGCAGTTGCTGATCAATAACATCGTCGGCGTTTCGCGTGCCGCGGTTGCGTACAAGCTGCCGATCGTGCATTCCACGGTCAATGTGAAGACGGGCCTGAACAAGCCGCCAATCCCGCAGCTGCAGAAGGTGCTGGGCGACTTCCCCACCTATGACCGCACCTCGATCAACTCCTGGGAAGACGTGGAGTTCCGCGCGGCAGTGGAGGCGACGGGGCGCAAGAAGCTGATCATGACTGCCCTGTGGACGGAAGCGTGCCTGACCTTCCCGGCGCTGGACGCGCTCAAGGAAGGCTATGAGGTCTATGTCGTGGCCGACGCCGTAGGCGGTACTTCCGTGGCGGCGCACGAGGCCGCGCTGCGCCGCATCGAACAGGCTGGCGGCAAGCTGATCAGCGTGGCTCAGCTGTTCTGCGAACTGCAGCGCGACTGGGCCCGCAGCGACACCGTCCCGGCCTTCATGGATCTCTTCATCCAGACCGGCGGCACGGCTGGCATCCAGTTCTCCTACGACCGCACCTGA
- a CDS encoding class I adenylate-forming enzyme family protein, with the protein MSAPATCTGTMAPLDVLRQYPAHDFTLTGFLAARVAAHPDKPALLFEGETWSYRELEGRIAQAAQWLAQAMHVRRGDRVGVLSPNHPSTVVLMFALARIGATMVPANPEYRLDEALYVFDHAQVCGLVCAPATLETGAAIARALGGGVWLRANEPGDHGVPTLEQSMAAATGEFANESANDGGDRDTALIIYTSGTTGFPKGAMHSHRGYVLTAEAFVGRLQLQPDERVMCVMPLFHINALMYSVGGSLACGGCLVLMRRFSASSFWRFAAETGATEVNLVAAAGSILARRPRAEFVPGHRITKMFIAPQTQEMVRVMKQEFHVPRLIECYGMTEIPGVIANPFDGPHKLGTMGLISPHPDPAVPVPQARIVDDEGSDVAPGGEGELLIRTPTLMQGYYRDPAQTEAAFRDGWFATGDLVRQDEDGYYVFVARKKDVIRRKGENVSGAELDRIFGEHPAVEEAAAIGVPAELGEEEILLAVQFRAGQSADAAELLAWARGRLAVHKLPRYIATVDAIPHTPTHKPAKHKLKADRTLLARAVDLSAASQ; encoded by the coding sequence ATGAGCGCGCCGGCCACCTGCACCGGCACGATGGCGCCGCTCGACGTGCTCAGGCAGTATCCGGCGCATGACTTCACGCTGACCGGTTTCCTCGCGGCCCGCGTGGCGGCGCATCCGGACAAGCCGGCGTTGCTTTTCGAGGGCGAGACCTGGAGCTATCGCGAGCTCGAGGGACGGATCGCGCAAGCCGCGCAATGGCTGGCGCAGGCCATGCACGTGCGCCGCGGCGACCGCGTCGGCGTGCTGTCCCCCAACCATCCGTCCACGGTCGTGCTGATGTTTGCGCTGGCGCGCATCGGCGCGACCATGGTGCCGGCCAACCCGGAATACCGGCTGGACGAGGCGCTGTACGTGTTCGACCATGCGCAGGTGTGCGGGCTGGTATGTGCGCCGGCCACGCTGGAAACCGGTGCGGCCATCGCACGGGCGCTCGGCGGCGGGGTCTGGCTGCGCGCCAACGAGCCTGGCGACCACGGTGTGCCGACGCTGGAGCAGTCGATGGCGGCGGCCACCGGTGAGTTTGCCAACGAATCTGCCAACGATGGCGGCGACCGGGATACCGCGCTGATCATCTACACGTCCGGCACCACGGGCTTTCCCAAGGGCGCGATGCACAGCCACCGCGGCTACGTGCTGACTGCCGAAGCCTTCGTCGGCCGGCTCCAGCTGCAGCCGGACGAGCGTGTGATGTGCGTGATGCCGCTGTTCCATATCAATGCGCTGATGTATTCGGTGGGCGGGTCGCTGGCTTGCGGCGGCTGCCTGGTGCTGATGCGCAGGTTCTCGGCGTCGTCGTTCTGGCGGTTCGCCGCCGAGACCGGTGCCACGGAGGTGAACCTGGTGGCGGCGGCCGGCAGCATCCTGGCCCGGCGCCCGCGTGCGGAGTTCGTGCCTGGCCACCGCATCACCAAGATGTTCATCGCGCCGCAGACCCAGGAAATGGTGCGTGTGATGAAGCAGGAGTTCCACGTGCCGCGGCTGATCGAATGCTATGGCATGACGGAAATCCCGGGCGTGATTGCCAACCCGTTCGACGGCCCGCACAAGCTTGGCACCATGGGCCTGATCTCGCCCCACCCGGATCCGGCGGTGCCGGTGCCGCAGGCCCGCATCGTCGACGACGAAGGCAGCGACGTGGCCCCGGGCGGCGAGGGCGAACTGCTGATCCGCACGCCTACGCTGATGCAAGGCTACTACCGTGACCCGGCCCAGACCGAGGCGGCGTTCCGCGACGGCTGGTTCGCCACCGGCGACCTGGTGCGCCAGGACGAGGACGGCTACTACGTCTTTGTTGCGCGCAAGAAAGATGTGATCCGGCGCAAGGGCGAGAACGTGTCGGGCGCCGAGCTCGATCGCATCTTCGGCGAACACCCGGCGGTGGAAGAAGCGGCGGCCATCGGCGTGCCCGCGGAACTTGGCGAGGAGGAAATCCTGCTGGCGGTGCAGTTCCGCGCGGGCCAGTCGGCCGATGCGGCCGAGCTGCTCGCCTGGGCGCGCGGCCGCCTGGCCGTGCACAAGCTGCCGCGTTATATCGCCACCGTCGACGCAATCCCGCACACACCGACGCACAAGCCTGCCAAGCACAAGCTGAAGGCTGACCGGACACTGCTGGCGCGCGCGGTCGACCTGTCGGCCGCCAGCCAATAA
- a CDS encoding acyloxyacyl hydrolase, producing the protein MQGGYGGDNDHGVEKYEIAARWDDIVQWQLSSRFTLSLDGEVNVANWRALSNRPSSQLMEYGISPIFRLGYAAEFATPFIEASVGLRVLSHTEIAGGHRMGSAFQFSDMVGVGVAFGEARRLTIGYRFQHLSNAGIQEPNPGVNFSMGYIRYRF; encoded by the coding sequence ATGCAGGGAGGCTATGGCGGCGATAACGACCACGGCGTGGAAAAGTATGAAATCGCCGCGCGCTGGGACGACATCGTGCAATGGCAGCTGTCCAGCCGCTTCACGCTCTCGCTGGATGGGGAGGTCAATGTCGCGAACTGGCGCGCATTGTCTAACCGGCCGTCCAGCCAGCTGATGGAGTACGGCATCTCGCCAATCTTTCGCCTGGGTTATGCCGCGGAATTTGCCACGCCGTTTATCGAGGCGTCAGTGGGTTTGCGCGTGCTCAGCCACACCGAGATCGCCGGCGGCCACCGCATGGGATCGGCGTTCCAGTTCTCAGACATGGTCGGCGTCGGGGTTGCCTTCGGCGAGGCGCGGCGCCTGACCATCGGCTACCGCTTCCAGCACCTGTCCAACGCCGGCATTCAGGAGCCGAATCCGGGCGTCAACTTCAGCATGGGCTACATCCGCTATCGCTTCTGA
- a CDS encoding IclR family transcriptional regulator domain-containing protein, which yields MTSAAKPTAPVDQDAPPKLEEGHRDYVAALARGLAVIQAFTDTTPEMTLSEVAQATGMTPATARRALLTLQALGYIGANGRRFVLLPKVLSLGAAFLSSMNLRDIVQPFLQEVAERFRDSVSLAILDGDSVVYLAHVPSQRRIAFRASVGYRLPVHCTSLGLALLAHATKAQQNKVLDKAPFQKFTPMTLSDADALRAALARTLEQGYAIQHGQLELNVLSIAVPVRDPQQRVIAAINCSTETERASPEELVATRLPALREAAAMIEAAIRRAPTLAHSILAAS from the coding sequence ATGACCTCCGCCGCCAAACCCACCGCCCCCGTCGACCAGGACGCCCCGCCCAAGCTCGAAGAAGGCCACCGCGACTACGTCGCGGCGCTGGCGCGCGGCCTGGCGGTGATCCAGGCGTTCACCGACACCACGCCGGAAATGACGCTGAGCGAAGTCGCCCAGGCCACCGGCATGACGCCCGCCACCGCGCGCCGTGCCTTGCTGACGCTGCAGGCGCTGGGCTACATCGGCGCCAACGGGCGGCGCTTCGTGCTGCTGCCCAAGGTCCTGTCGCTGGGCGCCGCATTCCTCAGCTCGATGAACCTGCGCGACATCGTCCAGCCCTTCCTGCAGGAAGTGGCCGAGCGCTTCCGCGATTCGGTCTCGCTCGCCATCCTCGACGGCGACAGTGTGGTCTACCTCGCGCATGTGCCCAGCCAGCGGCGCATCGCGTTCCGCGCCTCGGTCGGCTACCGGCTGCCGGTGCATTGCACCTCGCTCGGCCTCGCCTTGCTGGCGCATGCGACCAAGGCCCAGCAGAACAAGGTCCTGGACAAGGCACCGTTCCAGAAATTCACGCCGATGACGCTCAGCGATGCTGATGCGCTGCGCGCCGCGCTGGCACGCACGCTTGAACAGGGCTATGCGATCCAGCACGGCCAGCTCGAGCTCAACGTCCTGTCTATCGCCGTGCCCGTGCGCGACCCCCAGCAGCGCGTGATCGCCGCCATCAACTGCTCCACCGAGACCGAGCGCGCCAGCCCCGAAGAACTTGTCGCCACACGGCTGCCGGCACTGCGCGAGGCGGCCGCGATGATCGAGGCCGCCATCCGGCGGGCGCCCACGCTGGCGCATTCGATCCTGGCGGCCTCCTGA
- a CDS encoding dioxygenase yields the protein MSTQDNYTLQRALDAMCAGAPGSDETLQAQFGVALRHFHAMLDELQLTDAQLYRIAAWLGRVAAQDELIMLCDMMGLTMRALDLARTGEQATPQNVTGPFPKDQVAEGSNPCHLATAEEPGQRLEVRGRVLDARTGQPVPGATLIVWQPNQFGRYENEDDSQSEDNLRGKLRCDVEGGFQIFTVRPGGYIIGREDTEVGVLMRRLGRNRQRAPHIHYRVVQPGYRTLTSQIYFKGDPANPVDCIFSTIDDHIVEVGPHPQRDGYQLLTLDVVIEPEAAPVAA from the coding sequence ATGAGCACCCAGGACAACTACACCCTCCAGCGCGCGCTGGACGCCATGTGCGCCGGCGCACCCGGCTCGGACGAGACCTTGCAGGCGCAATTCGGCGTGGCGCTGCGGCATTTCCACGCCATGCTGGACGAGCTGCAGCTGACCGATGCGCAGCTCTATCGCATTGCCGCCTGGCTGGGCCGGGTGGCCGCGCAGGATGAACTGATCATGCTGTGCGACATGATGGGCCTGACCATGCGCGCGCTGGACCTGGCGCGCACCGGCGAGCAAGCCACGCCGCAGAACGTGACCGGCCCGTTCCCCAAGGACCAGGTGGCCGAAGGCAGCAACCCCTGCCACCTGGCGACGGCGGAGGAGCCCGGGCAGCGGCTCGAGGTGCGCGGCCGCGTGCTGGATGCGCGCACGGGCCAGCCGGTGCCGGGCGCAACGCTGATCGTGTGGCAGCCCAACCAGTTCGGCCGCTACGAGAACGAAGACGACTCCCAGTCCGAAGACAACCTGCGCGGCAAGCTGCGCTGCGATGTGGAGGGCGGCTTCCAGATCTTTACGGTGCGGCCGGGCGGCTACATCATCGGGCGCGAGGACACGGAGGTGGGCGTGCTGATGAGGCGCCTGGGCCGCAACCGCCAGCGCGCGCCGCATATCCACTACCGGGTGGTGCAGCCGGGATACCGCACGCTGACCTCTCAGATCTATTTCAAGGGCGACCCCGCCAACCCGGTCGACTGCATCTTCTCGACCATCGATGACCACATCGTCGAGGTGGGGCCACATCCGCAGCGTGACGGCTACCAGCTGCTGACGCTGGATGTGGTGATCGAGCCCGAGGCGGCGCCAGTGGCGGCCTGA